TGTTCGCTGGTCATCGACGGCATCCCCCATGGTCCGGACCATGGCATCACGACGTGTCAGCTGTACATGCGAAGATTTCCGGACGGGGCCACCATCACGATCGAGCCATGGCGGGCCAAGGCCTTCCCTATCATCAAAGACTTGGTGGTTGATCGCAGTGCCCTCGATCGAGTCATGCGAGCCGGTGGGTATATTTCCGTCAACACTGGTGGGGCCGTGGATGGGAACGCGTTGCTCATCGGGAAGGATCAAGCGGAGACTGCCATGGATGCGGCGTCATGCATCGGTTGTGGCGCCTGTGTCGCAGCCTGTAAGAATGCGTCAGCGATGCTGTTTGTTGCGGCGAAGGTCTCCCATCTCGCTCTCCTACCACAAGGGAAGCCTGAACGAACAGGCCGTGTGGGCGCCATGATCGAGGCCATGGACCGAGAGGGTTTCGGGTCCTGCGGCAATCAATACGAATGTGAGGCGGTCTGCCCAAAACGGATAAGTGTCCGCTTCATTGCTACCCTCAATCGCGAATATCTTCGTGCCGGTATCGTGGAATCCGCCCTTCCGAGTGATTCAGAGTCTCCACATGCGGAGTCCGTCTAGCGGACCCGTATTATAGTGTGGGGGCATTCTCTTCCAACCACCCCATGGCGTGAAGCGGCCATGGGGGCTGATTGTTCCAGATGGCAATCAACTTGACTGTCCGAGAAAGGCCTTTATAGTGCCTAGAAGAAGCCGTGTCCGCCTAGGGGCAAGGGAGATCATACGGCATGCGCCGCCAGGTAGCCTGTCCACAATGCCGAGAGGGTGGGGCGATTTGTGTACTGCCACAATCACCGAGCGAGTTTATTGCCGCCCTGATCTGGATGGCGCCGTTCGAGTGTCAACACTGCCTTCATCGGTTTTTGGCTCGGCGTATGGGCATGGGGAGCTCCCACTCGCGAGAACGTCGCGAACATCTCCGTATCCCCGTCAAGCTCTGTCTCTCGTTTTCGGGCGGAAAGGTCAAGGGTGAGGGTATCGTGATGGATCTGTCTCTAAGCGGCTGCGTGATCAAGAGCGAGACCCGCGTGCATGTTGACGACATTTTCTATTTGGAGATCATCATCGTTCAAAACGAGCCTCCCATTGAGGTCGCCGCGATGGTTCGGTCGGTCAGTGCACGCGGGATTGCATTCAAGTTCCTGCGTAAGGCTCAAGAGAACAAGCGGCTGCTGACATTTATCCAGTCACGCTCAGGATCCATCTCTTCTCCGCTTCCCAAAGCCGTCGAACCGACGATTGCCGGCTAGTTGTTGTCTCATCGCCTATGTCGGTGTTTCCCACGCAGACGGCAGCGGGTAGTCGGTCGTCAAGCGATCATGTTCGGTGATATCGAACGGCTCGATCGTGAAGTCTTGTTCAGCCATCGGATCGAGACACTCCGAAGAACAGAGTACGTCGATCAACGCCTGTGCGCTCTCTCTGGTCGCAAACCGGCATAGGCCATGTTCCGGCATGTTCGATGATGGGTGCCAGAAAGCCAGGTCGATCGCGCTGCCTTGATAGACTCCAAGCGTTCGATGGCGAACTTGAAACCCGCCGCTTCTCTCGTGGAACTTTCTTCTAGGCATAACACCTCTTGACCAGCATATCTTAAATGATGATGCCCATGGTAGCATGATCGTTCAATGAAGGGACACGGCATCCGGCTTGTCTCAAGGAGGGGATGATGGAGCGTAGGTGGTGGACAACAGCGGCAATTGCCCTAGGAATGATCAGCGCGGTATCGGTGTCAGGTTGCGGCTATAACGATCTGCAAGGATTAGACGAGGATACCAAGGCGGCGTGGAGTGAGGTGATCAACCAGTACCAGCGTCGCGCGGATCTTATCCCCAATCTTGTCGCGACCGTCAAAGGGTACGCAGCGCATGAAAAAGAGACCCTTGAAGGAGTCGTGAACGCCCGAGCCAAAGCCACGGGTATTCAAGTGACGCCAGAGGTGCTGAAAGATCCTGCGGCGTTCGAGGCCTTTCAAACGGCCCAAGCCGGTCTGACCTCGGCGTTGGGGCGATTGATCGCGATCGCCGAAAATTACCCGAACCTTAAGGCTGATCAAAACTTCAGAGATCTTCAAAGTCAGCTCGAGGGAACGGAGAATCGGATTACGGTGGCTCGGAAGCGATATATCGATCAGGTCGCGGAGTACAACAAGATGGTCCGATATTTTCCAACTAACCTCACCGCCAAATTCTTGCTGAATTTGGCCGAACGGCCAAACTTTACGGTGGCCGATGAGAGTGCAGTAGCCAAGCCGCCGGAAGTGAAGTTTTGACGTAACGGTGAGGTAGAGGAGACGTTGACACGACGAGGAGCCAGCCGCGTGGCATGGGCCTGTTACCTGGCAGGCACGACGTTCTTATCCACACTCCCTGCCGCTGCGCTCGACGTACCTCAGTTGACTGGGCGGGTGGTCGATCTTGCCCACATCCTACCGAAGTCCACGGTGGAGTCCTTGACGGCTCGACTGGCCGCGCATGAGGCGCAATCGAGCAACCAAGCGGCCGTTCTAATCGTTCCTTCGCTTCAAGGTGATCCGATCGAAGAATTTTCCCACCGTGTGGCCACGACCTGGAAACTCGGTCAGAAAGGCACGGACAACGGCGTGCTCTTGTTGGTGGCTATCAAAGAACGCAAAGTTCGAATCGAAGTCGGCTATGGTCTCGAAGGAGTATTGACCGATGCTCGGTCGGCACAAATCATCAGAAATGAAATTGTCCCTCGCTTCCGTGCGGGTGATATTCCGGGCGGAGTGGCGGAGGGGCTCAATGCCATTGTGAAGACCATTGAAGGGACCTACCAAGCCTCCGATCGCACGGCACCTCAGCTCGAGAACGACGTTTTGGGGCAGGTCGTGGCGGCCGTCATGGCCGGACTCGTCGTTGGACTCATCTTCACGAACGTTCATAAATTCGTCGGACCGGTGGCCGGGGCAGGGATCTCGACAGTGCTGGCTCCCTGGCTCGTACCGGCGCTTGTTGCAAGTGGTGTGACCTTTCTTCTGCTGTTGGCCATCGGTGTATCGGGTGCAGGAGGAAGGACAACGCGGTCCCGAGGGATGGATGATTGGATTTGGTACAGTAGCCGGGGCGGTGGGTGGGGAGGAGGATCATTCGGAGGCGGTGGAGGATTCGGCGGTGGAGGAGGCGATTTTGGGGGAGGGGGTGCGAGTGGAAACTGGTGAGAGACTGCAACTCACGGCTGAGGAGCGTGATCAGGTCAGCCACGCCGTGCACGTGGCGGAACAAGGTACCAATGCCGAGATTGTTCCTATGATTGTGAGCCGATCTGGGTTCTATCGGGATGCACAGCATCGAGCCGGATTGCTCTTCGCGTTATCGACGCTTACGATCCTGCTCTCCACTGAAATAGCGTGGCTTCCCTGGGCATGGCATGCTTCCAATGCGGCCTGGCTGGTCCTGGCGACCATCCTGGCCTACGGCGTGGGGGCATGGTTCGGGACGCGGGCCTCGGTCATCCGCCGGCTCACATCGACGCATAGGATGCGACACAAAGTACAGCTTCGAGCTGAACGGGCGTTCATCAAACATACGGTCGGGCAGACTCGTGAGGGGACCGGCGTGTTGATCATGGTGTCGCTGCTAGAACACCAGATTTATGTGTTGGCGGATCAACCCTTGTTTCAACGAGTTCCGGTCGAACGGTGGTCATCAGTCGTCGAGGCTGCTGTCAACCGATTGAAAACAGGCGATATTGTCGGAGGGTTATGCCAGGGTATTCTGGCATGTGGCGTGCTGCTTGCTGAAGTCTGCCCTGGTCGTCCAGGTGACAATCCCAATGAATTGTCGAATGAATTAGTCCACGAGCCGTAGGAATTTCCCTTCCACGCCGCCAAGACACTCAATAAAAATCCTGCTCCAACCGATAGATAAGAGACTCGGCGTGACTGTTCGGCTAGGGTGGCCCTATACAGATAAGAAGGGAGTCATACTATGTGGAAGCAGGACGAGGTGGTTGGGGCGGACGAGGAACGAGAGCGGGAACGAGAACGGTGGGTGGAGAACAAGCGCAGTCCGTTGAAGGGTGGTCCGACGCTTCCAGATGAGGTGGCTTTCGTCGGAAAAGATGTTGAGTTCAAGGGTGTGATCACCTATTCCGGAACCGTTCGGATCGATGGTG
The sequence above is drawn from the Nitrospira sp. genome and encodes:
- a CDS encoding TPM domain-containing protein, with product MAGTTFLSTLPAAALDVPQLTGRVVDLAHILPKSTVESLTARLAAHEAQSSNQAAVLIVPSLQGDPIEEFSHRVATTWKLGQKGTDNGVLLLVAIKERKVRIEVGYGLEGVLTDARSAQIIRNEIVPRFRAGDIPGGVAEGLNAIVKTIEGTYQASDRTAPQLENDVLGQVVAAVMAGLVVGLIFTNVHKFVGPVAGAGISTVLAPWLVPALVASGVTFLLLLAIGVSGAGGRTTRSRGMDDWIWYSSRGGGWGGGSFGGGGGFGGGGGDFGGGGASGNW
- a CDS encoding LemA family protein, whose product is MERRWWTTAAIALGMISAVSVSGCGYNDLQGLDEDTKAAWSEVINQYQRRADLIPNLVATVKGYAAHEKETLEGVVNARAKATGIQVTPEVLKDPAAFEAFQTAQAGLTSALGRLIAIAENYPNLKADQNFRDLQSQLEGTENRITVARKRYIDQVAEYNKMVRYFPTNLTAKFLLNLAERPNFTVADESAVAKPPEVKF
- a CDS encoding TPM domain-containing protein — protein: METGERLQLTAEERDQVSHAVHVAEQGTNAEIVPMIVSRSGFYRDAQHRAGLLFALSTLTILLSTEIAWLPWAWHASNAAWLVLATILAYGVGAWFGTRASVIRRLTSTHRMRHKVQLRAERAFIKHTVGQTREGTGVLIMVSLLEHQIYVLADQPLFQRVPVERWSSVVEAAVNRLKTGDIVGGLCQGILACGVLLAEVCPGRPGDNPNELSNELVHEP
- a CDS encoding succinate dehydrogenase/fumarate reductase iron-sulfur subunit, whose amino-acid sequence is MNFTLRIWRQKGANEGGRFVTYEAHDVNPGMSFLEMLDGVNQKLLVNGEEPVAFEHDCREGICGSCSLVIDGIPHGPDHGITTCQLYMRRFPDGATITIEPWRAKAFPIIKDLVVDRSALDRVMRAGGYISVNTGGAVDGNALLIGKDQAETAMDAASCIGCGACVAACKNASAMLFVAAKVSHLALLPQGKPERTGRVGAMIEAMDREGFGSCGNQYECEAVCPKRISVRFIATLNREYLRAGIVESALPSDSESPHAESV
- a CDS encoding PilZ domain-containing protein, whose amino-acid sequence is MRRQVACPQCREGGAICVLPQSPSEFIAALIWMAPFECQHCLHRFLARRMGMGSSHSRERREHLRIPVKLCLSFSGGKVKGEGIVMDLSLSGCVIKSETRVHVDDIFYLEIIIVQNEPPIEVAAMVRSVSARGIAFKFLRKAQENKRLLTFIQSRSGSISSPLPKAVEPTIAG